The stretch of DNA ATAGGGGAAGGCGAAGCATTTTGATAAAAAAGGGTAAAGAATCTTTTTCCTGGGAATGCGTCCACTCGTTTTTTTTGAGAACAAAAATAGAAAAGTTGTTTCTAGCAATTTGTAAAAGGTACACGCTTTTAGGGGAGCGTAACTGATGGAAAGCTTCTTTCCAAGAAGACTGTTCGATAAGCTTTTTGTCTTGTTGTGTTAAACAAGAAAACTCAGAGATCTCAATCCAAGTTGCTTCCGGAGAGTTGTGGCGAACCAAAAAGAAAAATTTTTGAGATCCGCGACTAAGAATGGCGTAATCTCCGGAACAAGAAGTTAAAATTTTGTCTTGAACAGACAAATGGCGGGGAGAATGAGCTTCTGCGGGTGGCAAGAAAAAGAAGAAAGCAAAGAAAAAAATAAAAAGTTTAAGAAGAAACTCTGAGTGCATTTTTTCTTGCTTTTTCATAAAACGTTCGGGTATGCTCTCCTCTCTGCTATGTGAGATTTTCACATACTAAGATAGTGATTTTGGGGTTGTCAAATGAAAAAAAACACTCATCCTGAGTATAGACAAGTTCTGTTTGTAGATTCTTCCACCGGTTACAAATTTGTTTGCGGGTCTACGTATCAGACAGATAAAACCGAGGTTTTTGAAGGACAAGAGTACCCTGTATGTTATGTCAGCGTTTCCTCATCTTCGCATCCGTTCTTCACAGGAAGCAAGAAACTTGTGGACGCTGAGGGACGTGTTGATAAATTCTTGAAACGGTACAGCGGTGTTAAACAAGTGGCTCCTAAACCAGAAACTGCTGTAGAAGAAGTTCTTTCAAAAAGTAAAAAGAAGTCTCCAGCTAAAAAGAAAAAATAATGTCTGTGAGAAAATTTTGAATTGGTAAAAAAGCGGGGCGCAAACCCCGCTTTTTTGTTTAACAAATTCCTAGGCTTGAACAAGCGTTAAGCCAAAGTCTAAAGTTTCCCAAAATTGGTGGCCAATGTACACTCTGGTCTTTGTTTGAAAGACACGAGAGTAAAGGCGGAAGAAGTCGTTCATGGAAATAAAAATTTTAGAGTGCTTAAAGCGTCTCGAAGAAGTTGAAAAGCAGATATCTGATCCCAATATCTTTAATAATCCCAAGGAGTATAGCTCTTTAAGTAAGGAGCATGCTCGTCTTTCTGAAATTAAAAATGCTCATGAGGCGATTGTCTCGGCAAAAAAAATACTTCATGATGACAAGCTAGCTTTGTCCATAGAAAAAGATCCTGAAATGGTGGCTATGCTGGAAGAGGGCATTCAGGGAGGAGAAGAGGCTTTAGAGCGACTATCTAAGCAATTGGAAAATTTGCTTATTCCTCCGGATCCAGATGATGATTTAAGCGTGATTATGGAGTTGCGAGCAGGGACAGGAGGGGATGAAGCTGCCCTTTTTGTGGGAGACTGTGTGCGTATGTATCACCTCTATGCATCAATGAAAGGGTGGCAGTGTGAGGTGCTCTCTGCATCGGAATCAGATCTCGGGGGGTACAAAGAATACGTTATGGGAATTTCTGGGACTGCTGCGAAGCGTTTTTTGCAATATGAAGCAGGGACTCATCGCGTCCAAAGGGTCCCAGAAACGGAAACTCAGGGAAGGGTGCACACTTCTGCGGTGACTGTTGCTGTTCTTCCCGAACCAGCAGAAGATGACGAGGAAGTGTTTATTGATGAAAAAGATTTACGCATCGATACCTTCCGTTCTTCGGGAGCTGGGGGGCAGCATGTGAACGTTACTGATTCCGCTGTTCGGATCACCCACGTTCCTTCCGGTGTGGTGGTTACCTGTCAAGATGAGCGGAGCCAGCATAAAAATAAGGCGAAAGCTATGCGCGTATTGAAAGCGCGTATTCGGGATGCTGAGGTGCAAAAGCGTGTGCAGGAGGCATCAGCGATGCGCTCTGCTCAGGTAGGTAGTGGAGATCGCTCAGAGAGGATTCGAACGTATAATTTTCCTCAAAATCGCGTGACTGATCATCGAATTGGTCTGACTTTGTATAATTTAGATCGGGTGATGCAAGGGGAGTTAGATGTGATTACCACAGCTCTGGTTTCTCACGCACATCGACAATTGTTTGGGCATGAAGAAGCTAATTAGAGAGGCTTCGGAGTATCTGGAGTCGCGAGGGGTTCGGTTTCCTCAAAGGGAAGCCGAGGATATTATGATGGATCTGCTAGGGGTTCCTTCTAGAGGAATTCTCTATGGCTTAAGATGCTTGTCGGATCAGGCGCAAAAGGCATATTGGAAGTGTGTGAAGAAGCGGGGATCTCGTTATCCCACAGCATATATTCATGGTAAAGTTTGTTTTTTAGGAGTGGAATTACAGGTTTCGCCAGAGGTTCTTATCCCAAGACAAGAAACCGAAGTCTTTGTAGAGAAGGTTATTGAGTATTTGCAAACACATAAAGAAAAAAAGATTTTTTATGATGTTTGTTGTGGGAGTGGATGTATTGGTTTGGCTGTGAAGAAGCATTGTCCTCATGTGCATGTTGTGCTGTCGGATGTTTGCCCAAAAGCTTTAGCTGTAGCCAGGTCAAATGCCGAAAGAAATGGTCTTCTTGTGCACTTTTTGTTGGGAGATTTATTTGAGCCTTTCAGCGCTCCTGCAGACGCTTTTGTCTGTAATCCCCCCTATCTTTCCTACAAGGAGTTTTTTGAATCTGATCCCGAAGTGCGTTGTCACGAACCTTGGAAAGCTTTGGTTGGAGGTGTTTCTGGGCTGGAATTTTATCGTCGCATAGCTGCGCATATTCGTGAAATTTTAGTTCCGGGAGGGGTCGGATGGTTAGAAATTGGCTCAACTCAGGGGGAAAGCGTAAAGCAAATTTTTTGCTCCAAAGGAATTCGGGGGCAGGTGCTCAAAGATTATGCCCAATTAGATAGGTTTTTTTTCCTTGAAAATCAAGCTAGTGATGCTGTATCCTCTGGGGAGATTTCTGGATTTTTCGAGAGATGATTAATTCTTTATCGCAAAAACTATCTAGTATTTTCTCCTCACTTTTTGCAGCAAAGAGGGTAACAGAGGAGAGCATTTCTGATTCCATTCGAGAAGTTCGGTTAGCTCTTCTAGACGCTGATGTGCATTATCTGGCGGTAAAAAATTTTATAGCCAAGGTGAAGCAAAAAGTTGTGGGGGAAGAGGTCTGGAAACAGGTGTCCCCGGGACAGCAGTTTGTGAAATGTTTGCATGAGGAGCTTGTAGCTTCGCTTGCTTCGGATCGGGCTGATTTGTCGTTGCAGGGGCGGCCTGCTGTTATTTTGTTTTGCGGATTACAAGGAGCTGGGAAGACGACTACCTGCGCTAAGCTTGCCGATTACGTTCTTAGAGAAAAGAAGGCTAAAAAAGTATTGGTAGTATCATGCGATTTGAAACGCTTTTCAGCGGTGGATCAATTGAAAGGCTTAATCGAGCAAACAGGAGCAGATCTTTTCCAAAAGGAGGGGCAAGAACCTGTAGATATGGCAGCGGCAGCTGTTCAGTATGCAAGGGATCAGGACTATGATTTGCTGATTGTCGATACAGCTGGACGGCTTCATGTGGATGAGGCGTTGATGGATGAGTTGGCTGCTATCGCTCGTGTAACAAATCCTTCCGAAACTTTATTTGTTATGAATGCTGCCATGGGGCAGGATGCTGTAGTCGCTGCTAAAGCTTTTGATGAGCGCTTAGGGTTGACGGGTATCGTTGTATCCATGGCAGATGGTGATGCTCGAGCTGGGGCTGTTTTGTCTGTGAAGTCTCTGCTCAATAAACCGATTAAATTTGAAGGATGTGGGGAAAAAATAAAGGACCTACGTCTTTTTAATGCTCAGTCGATGGCTGAGCGTATCCTAGGAATGGGGGATACTATAAGTCTCGTCGATAAGATGCGAGAGTGCATCTCTGAAGAGGAGCATAAAGAGTTAGAAGAAAAATTGACGAAAGCAACATTTACTTATGAAGATTTTCATAAACAGATGCGAGCTTTTCGTCGTTTGGGGCCTTTGCGTAAAATCATGAATATGATGCCAAGCTTTGGAGGCGCAAAGCCCAGTGATAAGGATTTAGAAGAATCCGAGAAACAAATGAAAAGAAATGAGGCAATTATTCTTTCTATGACTCCAGAAGAAAGAAAGGAGTTGGTTGAGTTGAATATGAGCCGGATGAAAAGAATCGCTGCGGGCTGTGGCCTAACCTTAGGTGATGTGAATCAGTTTCGCAAGCAAATGATGCAATCCAAGAAATTTTTGAAGGGGATGACCCGAGAAAAAATGGAACAGATGAGAAAAAAAATGTCTGGAGGGAATCTGTGGCGTTAAAAATTCGTTTAAGACAACAAGGGCGAAAGAACCATGTTGTATATAGATTAGTACTAGCTGATGTGGAATCTCCTAGAGATGGTAAATATATTGAGATGTTAGGATGGTATGATCCTCATAGTGAGCAAAATTATCAGCTGAAGAGCGAACGGATTTTTTATTGGCTGAATCAAGGAGCCGAGCTTACCGAGAAAGCTGGAGCTTTGGTGAAACAAGGGGCTCCGGGTGTTTATGCTGAGATAATGGCTAAAAAAAATGCTCGCAGAGCGGTTGTTAGACAAAAGAGACGAGCCTACCGTCAACGTCTTGCAGCAAGAAGGGCAGAAGCGGCTGCTAAATAATAGGGATAAGAGGAATGGAGATAGATATTCTTTCTTTGTTCCCAGACTATTTTGCTAGTCCACTGCAAGCAACTATTTTGGGCCGAGCTATTAAACAGGGCGTTTTATCTGTTCGCTCACGTGATATTCGAGAGTTCGGGTTAGGGAAGTGGAAGCAAGTAGATGATGCTCCTTATGGAGGAGAGGGAATGCTTTTGATGGCCGAACCTGTTGTGCAGGCTATCAGGAACATAAAGAAAGAGGGGACCAGAGTTGTATATCTCTCTCCGCAAGGACAGCTTCTTTCCGCAAAGAAGTGTCGAGAACTCTCTCAGTGCTCCCATTTGATTTTGTTGTGTGGGCATTATGAAGGGATTGACGAGCGAGCTTTAGCTGCTGAAGTAGATGAAGAGATCAGCATTGGTGATTACGTTCTTACCAATGGCTGTGCGGCAGCTTTG from Chlamydia suis encodes:
- the prmC gene encoding peptide chain release factor N(5)-glutamine methyltransferase, yielding MKKLIREASEYLESRGVRFPQREAEDIMMDLLGVPSRGILYGLRCLSDQAQKAYWKCVKKRGSRYPTAYIHGKVCFLGVELQVSPEVLIPRQETEVFVEKVIEYLQTHKEKKIFYDVCCGSGCIGLAVKKHCPHVHVVLSDVCPKALAVARSNAERNGLLVHFLLGDLFEPFSAPADAFVCNPPYLSYKEFFESDPEVRCHEPWKALVGGVSGLEFYRRIAAHIREILVPGGVGWLEIGSTQGESVKQIFCSKGIRGQVLKDYAQLDRFFFLENQASDAVSSGEISGFFER
- the ffh gene encoding signal recognition particle protein; translation: MINSLSQKLSSIFSSLFAAKRVTEESISDSIREVRLALLDADVHYLAVKNFIAKVKQKVVGEEVWKQVSPGQQFVKCLHEELVASLASDRADLSLQGRPAVILFCGLQGAGKTTTCAKLADYVLREKKAKKVLVVSCDLKRFSAVDQLKGLIEQTGADLFQKEGQEPVDMAAAAVQYARDQDYDLLIVDTAGRLHVDEALMDELAAIARVTNPSETLFVMNAAMGQDAVVAAKAFDERLGLTGIVVSMADGDARAGAVLSVKSLLNKPIKFEGCGEKIKDLRLFNAQSMAERILGMGDTISLVDKMRECISEEEHKELEEKLTKATFTYEDFHKQMRAFRRLGPLRKIMNMMPSFGGAKPSDKDLEESEKQMKRNEAIILSMTPEERKELVELNMSRMKRIAAGCGLTLGDVNQFRKQMMQSKKFLKGMTREKMEQMRKKMSGGNLWR
- a CDS encoding 30S ribosomal protein S16 codes for the protein MALKIRLRQQGRKNHVVYRLVLADVESPRDGKYIEMLGWYDPHSEQNYQLKSERIFYWLNQGAELTEKAGALVKQGAPGVYAEIMAKKNARRAVVRQKRRAYRQRLAARRAEAAAK
- a CDS encoding type B 50S ribosomal protein L31; translation: MKKNTHPEYRQVLFVDSSTGYKFVCGSTYQTDKTEVFEGQEYPVCYVSVSSSSHPFFTGSKKLVDAEGRVDKFLKRYSGVKQVAPKPETAVEEVLSKSKKKSPAKKKK
- the prfA gene encoding peptide chain release factor 1, translating into MEIKILECLKRLEEVEKQISDPNIFNNPKEYSSLSKEHARLSEIKNAHEAIVSAKKILHDDKLALSIEKDPEMVAMLEEGIQGGEEALERLSKQLENLLIPPDPDDDLSVIMELRAGTGGDEAALFVGDCVRMYHLYASMKGWQCEVLSASESDLGGYKEYVMGISGTAAKRFLQYEAGTHRVQRVPETETQGRVHTSAVTVAVLPEPAEDDEEVFIDEKDLRIDTFRSSGAGGQHVNVTDSAVRITHVPSGVVVTCQDERSQHKNKAKAMRVLKARIRDAEVQKRVQEASAMRSAQVGSGDRSERIRTYNFPQNRVTDHRIGLTLYNLDRVMQGELDVITTALVSHAHRQLFGHEEAN